The genomic DNA GCAGTGGTTGCCGTACCTAGTGGGCATGGAGAGGCCGGATTTGTTAGCGTGCATCGAGGAGCCCGTGGCAGAGCCCGATGCCAggcaggagcagcaggccgagCCGGTGGAAGCAGCGATTTGGGCAGCTATGGATGGATTGGCGCGGTTCAGCCAGGCATCGATTATTGACCGGATTGGCGTGTTTATACGGTTGGAGGCAATTCGCACAGAGATGCACCAAACCCGGTTCCAGCCGTTGCAGCCGTATATGGACAAGGACGCCATTGTCAAGCACACACGACCATGGCAGCAGATGTTAATGTTTTTTGCACGCACACAGAAAGAGCACGCGTGGAAGAGCCCCAAGTATCGGTTCACGCGGCGGCAGCGAGAGGCATGGGAGGTGTTAATCGAACAGGCAAAGCGGAGCATAGagggagacgaagaagatgaagccgaggatatggacgaggagagagaagagctggacgaggagatgatggacgacatagacgtagactccgcaacaatcaattcaatccggtcactctcctagacccacttacctatctaggtagggcttaaactcctataggtaactactaggcttaaagcggtaatcaatcaatccaatctgaaccttctaggacccacttaattgattgttgcggactgtgagTTCAATTCCCTTTGTCAGCCGATCAGTGACCACCATACAGTTCGTTGCGTTATCCCGTCCAGATGGCGGCAAGTCGGTAATGAAATCGATTGAAAGTTCCCCCCATATACGTTCTGGGATCGGTAATGGTTTAAGGAGGCCCTTCTTTGTTTCTCTCCATATCGTATTCCTTCCGCAAATCTCGCAGTTACGGACAAAGCGTCGCACGTCGCTTGCTGCACCTGACCAGAAGAACTGCCTTGATAAGATTGAGTAGGTAAGATCTCGTCCGGGGTGGCCAGTAATATGCGAGTCGTGAATATTTTGAATGATTCGCGTGCGGAGTGGTTCGCAGTGAGGGATCCATGTCCGGTCTCGAAATCGTAACAAGCCTCTCTCGTCTAGGGTGCATTCTGCTATACTCACTAACTTCTCCTTCTGAAGCTTAGTAGGGAGGTTCCTCTCCTTATTTGCTACTAGTGTAGTAAGCTCCTGATAAAGCTTATCTTCTTGGCGGCTTCGGTGCCACAGATTCTGCATCTCCTGGTCCTCAAACATGCGTATCTCTTTTGTGAAGTCAATCTCCTCAGACGATAGAGACTGGATTTGAACACTCCGCAAGTGCTTGCTCTGGAAGAGACGGATAAATCGAGACCGTATTCGTTCATCGTCATAGTTGGCGGGTAGGTCTTGTTCTCGTCGTGATAGGGCGTCGGGTTTTCCATAGTCTTTCCAGGTTTCCATTCCAGGGAGAAGTCGAATCGTGAGAGAAACTCTGACCAACGTActtgtctttcagacagctGTCGTTCGCGGTAGAAGTATTGGAGGTTCTTGTGGTCCGTCAGAACTGTAAACTTCCTAACCATACGTAGTTCAGGAGCCCATGCTTCTAAGCAACGAACAATAGCTagaagctccttgtcatGAATTGGATAATTGGCCTCTGTTGGTGAGTGCTTCTTTGAGTAGTAAGCAACGGGTTGCcagttgttgttcttgtccttctgcaGCAATAGGCCGCCAGTTGCATGTCCTGAGGAGTCGGCTTCTACTAAGGTGTCCTTCTCTGGATCAAAATGGCCGAGTATTGGTGCTGTAATGAGAAGTTCCTTAATCGTTTCAAATGCTTGATTGCAAGCCTCGTCCCAATGAAAAACCATCTCTTTCTTAGTTAGGTTGATGAGCGGTTCAGCAATGTCCGAGAAGTTCGGTATAAAAACTCGGTAGAAGTTGGCAAAACCAATAAATGCTCGGATAGCCTTAACTGACGTTGGTGTAGCCCATTCGCGGATTGCGATAATCTTTTCAGGGTCAACTCGAATACCCACTTCTGCTTCCACAATGTACCCGAGGTATTTAACTCGTTTAGTCTCGAACTCGCACTTGTCGATATCAATCTGCAGTCCAGCGTCTAtgaggcgttgaagaacctttCCAACCTTCTCTCTGTGATCCTGAAGCGATCCTGACGAGTAGATCTATCGCAGTAGACAAGACGTCAACAACTGCATATGAGAACTGCGTTGATTGTCCTACGGAGTAGATACACAAGGTTATATACATGAGATGTGCGTAAGCACATGACGGCAAAGgagtgaaagtgaaggtTGTAGAACATTCGGCCAAGAAGCATCGGGCCGATTCCAAGAAGGGTAGTCCTGAATGGCAACAAGATCAagatgtcgtcaacgtaggcTGAAACAAAGTCGTCAAGGTAATCCTGCAGAACACCATTTACGTAGCGTTGAAATGCGGCTGGTGCTCCTGTTAGTCCGAAGGGAGCAACCCGCCATTCGAATAGGCCGTATCTTGTTCGGAAAGCTGTCTTCCATTCCTCTCCTTTGGCCACACGGATCTTGTGGAAGGCTGCGATAACGTCAAGTTTTGTGAACCATTTAGCTTTGGCCACATTTCTCAGTGTTTCTGTGAATAGAGGCAGAGGGTAACGGTCCTTCCTGGTGATGTTGTTCAAGCCTcggtagtcaacgcaaaaTCGGATGCCCCCTCCTGGCTTTTTAACCATTAGGACGGGTGCGGCTGCGGGAGAGTTACTAGCGCGGATAAAATCCTTGTCTAACAGCTCGGTGAGAGTTTTCCTAAGCACTAGTAACTCTTCTCGGCTCATGCCGTAGAGCGGACCCCATGGAATGGTCTTCTCGTTTCCGTCTTGATCCTTTTCAATCTCAATGTGGAGATCAACGCCTTTACGATGCGGGGGAAGTTTCTCAGCTAGGAAATGGTCGAAAGCCTTCAGCCATTGGTGGTACTGGGGTGGGAGCTTCGTCTTCGGATCGGATCGTTTGCGCGGTTTCAAAGCTTTCTCAATGTCGGCGATGGAAACAGCGAACAGTCCAGTGTCGAGCGCAATACCGTCTCCTTTGTTCTtcctacggcttcttctcaccTCCGCCATGAATGCGGAAGCCATCACCTGAGTAGCCTTCATTGGTGGTGGCTTGTATGACGCTTTCTTGTGGTTCCATGCGCGGATGTTTGATGCGCCGATATCCAGGCAGCCTTGTTTGGCCGAAATTGTGACGTCGGCATCCTCTAACCAGGGCTTTCCCAGAATCACGTCGTAAGTCAGGCCAGGTAcaacgtagaagaagacgcgtttCTGCTGGTGGCCGTCTATGTCTATCGAGGCGTAAGTAACTGTATCTAGGACAGTACTTGGTTCTGCGTTCTTCCCAGCTGCTTCCTCCAGCTGACGCGGGGCTATCTTGATTGATGGCAGTCTCAGAGATCGAAAGAGTTGTTCATTGATGGCGGAATAGCAAAGGCAACCTGAGTCAACAAGTCCAGTGACAAAGTCAGTTCCATTAAGTCTAACGTCCACTACAAAGGGATCGCTATCCATCTTTTGCTTTCCAGTCTCCTTCCATTCTTTCTGAGCTGCCGCGTGTTCCTATTGCTCTGCTTCGGAGTCTTCTGgatcttcctcctctacagCTGCCTTGGTGACCACAGTACTCTTTGCTGTCTTGACGCTAACGTGAGTTGGTCGTAGAGCGGCTGCCAACGGGCATGTAGCTATTCGGCAATTGTTGCGGCCGCATCGAAGACAGCGTCGTTCCTGGCGTCGAGCATCGATTTCCTCTTGGTTGACCCATTTTGCTCGTTTTCCAATAAGTTCTCGGTCCTCAGGACGCCTAGATGGATATCCATTCATGTTGGTCTTGCCGCGGAGGCCGACAGCGTTCACTTGGGTAGTTGTAGGCTGCGTAGGTTCCCATTCCATCATGTCTTCAGGGGAAGCTGCTGTGAGAGTGGCATTATTCGATTTTGCTGGTGGTTCATAGGTTGGTGCATTTTCAGCAGTTCGGCTACCGTAACGACGGGTTGTTTTCGTCCATTGGCCGAACAACTCCATGTCGTTGCTAAGATCTACACACTTCTGAGCGAACCTTGCGTATGTGCTTGTTTCTGTCCCTGATGTACCAACAAGCCTATCCTTTATCCTACCACTTAATGCATTTCGTAAGTAGGATATCTTCGTATGCTCAGGCCAGCTTTCTGCGTCAGCGTTGgccatctctttctcaaaccGTGGATAGAAGGAAATAAACGTCTCGTCGTCCTTCTGGCGTATAGAGTAGAGGTTCTGAATGGCTTTCTCCTTCCGATTTCGTTCGCCGTAGAGGAGTTCAAGGCGGTCAAGCAGCTTGAAAGGGTTTGGCGATTCTTCTTTAACTTGTATCTCGTAGTATGTTGTAACGTTGGTTTTCGCTGCCCCATCAAGACGCATGTAGACGTAGCGTAGCTGAGCTTTTAGGCTTCCAATAGCTtgcgcgtcttcttcgatcttgccctccatctctagcttccatcctcgccattgtGATTTGTTTCCACCAAACGTAGGCGGGTGGGGTAAGCTGTGCCGCGGCTTTGGGATTATAGGCACAGATGTGTTCGAAGTCTCGGAGGTTGGCGTCGGATCAGTGGTGGCGTCTGTATTGTGACCAGGCGTTTGAGGTGGCTCGTGCGATGATGCTTCCAGCCTCTCCATCCTAGTGCTCATGTCTTCAAGTCTCTGTAGTAGCGACTGTAACAGCTGGTTCGAATCGTTCGTCGTCATGTTAGTATCCCCGGGGGAGCTCATTATAACGGTGCCTTGG from Pyrenophora tritici-repentis strain M4 chromosome 8, whole genome shotgun sequence includes the following:
- a CDS encoding SerH multi-domain protein, whose amino-acid sequence is MEKGYRLVHCQRLFGSRHGSQYFQVQPPDEDGPDVVPVDGAAAWAQVGEQMAKAWQDIERRAQTTIQEGERDEVNPWLERTQWLPYLVGMERPDLLACIEEPVAEPDARQEQQAEPVEAAIWAAMDGLARFSQASIIDRIGVFIRLEAIRTEMHQTRFQPLQPYMDKDAIVKHTRPWQQMLMFFARTQKEHAWKSPKYRFTRRQREAWEVLIEQAKRSIEGDEEDEAEDMDEEREELDEEMMDDIDVDSATINSIRSLS
- a CDS encoding Retrotrans-gag domain containing protein, producing MSSPGDTNMTTNDSNQLLQSLLQRLEDMSTRMERLEASSHEPPQTPGHNTDATTDPTPTSETSNTSVPIIPKPRHSLPHPPTFGGNKSQWRGWKLEMEGKIEEDAQAIGSLKAQLRYVYMRLDGAAKTNVTTYYEIQVKEESPNPFKLLDRLELLYGERNRKEKAIQNLYSIRQKDDETFISFYPRFEKEMANADAESWPEHTKISYLRNALSGRIKDRLVGTSGTETSTYARFAQKCVDLSNDMELFGQWTKTTRRYGSRTAENAPTYEPPAKSNNATLTAASPEDMMEWEPTQPTTTQVNAVGLRGKTNMNGYPSRRPEDRELIGKRAKWVNQEEIDARRQERRCLRCGRNNCRIATCPLAAALRPTHVSVKTAKSTVVTKAAVEEEDPEDSEAEQ